The proteins below are encoded in one region of Pacificitalea manganoxidans:
- a CDS encoding sensor histidine kinase, whose protein sequence is MMLADETTFLIGDDEMSREIATQDWSGTPLGPMSDWPAALRVALGTLLSSKFPKALCWGPELLTFYNDGFRPILGDKHPCMGQPFSQIWAEAWETIGPIADRALQGEATYIEDFPLVINRYGYDEEAFFTFAYSPITDETGAVVGMLDTVVETTAKVRAERSAELRIRELVHRSRNTFSLVSALVKQTHRTARTLQEAEETISQRLNSLINAQAILAGSNSMGAEIESVVSGALAPFRQGSGHVTVSGPPLTIGPEQVIALAMAVHELGTNASKYGALTAPEGHVTITWKIAPAPEAGGEPEFVFSWVETNGPAVTAPERRGFGSFLVGKAFPHAFQGSFEQSYAPEGYHCTMRCGPQNLTVGLVE, encoded by the coding sequence ATGATGCTTGCAGACGAGACCACCTTCCTGATCGGCGATGACGAGATGTCACGGGAGATCGCGACGCAGGACTGGAGCGGCACACCGCTGGGCCCCATGTCCGATTGGCCAGCCGCGCTGCGCGTCGCGCTTGGCACGCTGCTGAGCAGCAAGTTCCCCAAGGCGCTGTGCTGGGGGCCGGAGTTGCTGACGTTTTACAATGATGGGTTCCGCCCGATCCTCGGCGACAAGCATCCCTGCATGGGCCAGCCCTTTTCGCAGATCTGGGCGGAGGCGTGGGAGACGATCGGGCCGATTGCGGACCGGGCCTTGCAGGGGGAGGCCACATATATCGAGGACTTCCCGCTGGTCATCAATCGCTACGGCTATGACGAGGAGGCGTTTTTCACCTTCGCCTACAGCCCGATCACCGATGAGACCGGCGCTGTCGTGGGGATGCTCGACACCGTCGTTGAAACCACAGCCAAGGTGCGGGCCGAGCGCAGCGCCGAATTGCGCATCCGCGAATTGGTGCATCGGTCGCGCAACACGTTCTCGCTCGTCTCCGCGCTGGTCAAGCAGACCCACCGCACCGCTCGCACATTGCAGGAGGCGGAGGAGACGATCTCTCAGCGGCTCAACAGCCTGATCAACGCGCAGGCGATCCTTGCAGGCTCGAATTCGATGGGCGCGGAAATCGAGTCGGTCGTGTCAGGTGCATTGGCACCGTTCCGGCAGGGCAGCGGCCACGTCACCGTCTCCGGTCCGCCGCTGACCATCGGCCCCGAACAGGTAATCGCCCTTGCCATGGCGGTGCATGAACTGGGCACGAACGCATCGAAATACGGCGCGCTCACCGCGCCCGAAGGCCATGTCACGATCACATGGAAAATCGCGCCCGCCCCGGAGGCCGGTGGGGAGCCTGAGTTTGTCTTCTCATGGGTCGAAACCAACGGCCCCGCCGTCACCGCGCCCGAGCGCCGGGGGTTCGGCTCGTTCCTCGTGGGCAAGGCATTCCCGCACGCCTTTCAAGGCAGCTTCGAGCAGAGCTACGCGCCCGAAGGCTACCACTGCACCATGCGCTGCGGCCCGCAGAATTTGACGGTTGGTTTGGTGGAGTGA
- a CDS encoding bactofilin family protein: MFSKSRINEPGAPKPEAEGTAMTGATKPPMESKPVAPKAKPPASTLSSDLTVTGNLKTSGDINVEGTVEGDIRAHLLTVGEGATVRGEVVADDVVVNGRIVGRVRGLKVRLTSTARVEGDIIHKTIAIESGAHFEGSVQRQEDPLNGNSQPKKLAAPDTGANG; the protein is encoded by the coding sequence ATGTTTTCTAAAAGCAGGATCAACGAGCCCGGCGCACCGAAGCCCGAGGCAGAGGGCACCGCGATGACCGGGGCGACCAAACCGCCGATGGAGAGCAAGCCTGTCGCACCGAAGGCCAAGCCGCCGGCGTCGACCCTGTCCTCCGACCTGACCGTCACCGGCAATCTGAAAACCTCCGGCGACATCAATGTCGAAGGCACCGTGGAAGGCGACATTCGCGCCCATCTGCTGACCGTCGGCGAAGGCGCCACCGTGCGCGGCGAAGTCGTCGCCGATGACGTGGTGGTCAATGGCCGTATCGTGGGGCGCGTACGCGGCCTGAAGGTGCGCCTGACCTCGACCGCCCGTGTCGAAGGCGACATCATCCACAAGACCATCGCCATCGAAAGCGGCGCGCATTTCGAAGGCTCTGTCCAGCGTCAGGAAGATCCGCTCAACGGAAATTCCCAGCCCAAGAAGCTGGCAGCCCCCGATACCGGCGCCAACGGCTGA
- the tpiA gene encoding triose-phosphate isomerase: MRKKLAAGNWKMNGTEAQLAEVDSLIASHPDPKVDLLLCPPATLIERMARRVGTAQIAVGGQDCHAAVSGAHTGDVSAEMLRDAGARHVILGHSERRADHGETDACIRAKAETALAHDLIVVICVGETEAQRDAGDTLDVIRTQLAGSIPDGVTGAQLVVAYEPVWAIGTGRTPTLDQIAEVHDAIRAALTERLGAAQADTIRLLYGGSVKPGNAAEIFAVSNVDGALVGGASLKAADFSGIIAALEAA; this comes from the coding sequence ATGCGCAAGAAACTCGCCGCTGGCAACTGGAAGATGAACGGCACGGAGGCGCAGTTGGCCGAGGTCGACAGCCTGATCGCCAGTCATCCCGATCCGAAGGTCGATCTGCTGCTCTGCCCGCCCGCCACGCTGATCGAGCGGATGGCGCGGCGGGTCGGCACGGCGCAGATCGCGGTGGGCGGGCAGGATTGCCACGCGGCGGTGTCGGGCGCGCATACGGGCGATGTGTCGGCGGAGATGCTGCGGGATGCGGGCGCGCGCCATGTCATCCTCGGCCATTCCGAGCGGCGCGCCGATCACGGCGAAACCGATGCCTGCATCCGGGCCAAGGCCGAAACGGCGCTGGCCCATGACCTGATCGTGGTGATCTGCGTGGGCGAGACGGAAGCGCAGCGCGACGCGGGCGACACGCTCGACGTGATCCGCACCCAGCTTGCCGGGTCCATCCCCGATGGGGTGACGGGCGCGCAGTTGGTTGTCGCCTATGAGCCGGTCTGGGCGATTGGCACCGGGCGCACGCCGACGCTGGACCAAATCGCGGAGGTGCATGACGCCATCCGGGCCGCGCTGACCGAACGGCTGGGCGCGGCGCAGGCCGACACGATCCGCCTGCTATACGGAGGATCGGTGAAGCCCGGCAATGCCGCCGAAATCTTTGCCGTGTCCAATGTCGACGGCGCGCTTGTTGGCGGGGCCAGCCTGAAGGCTGCGGATTTCTCTGGCATCATCGCGGCGCTGGAAGCCGCCTGA
- a CDS encoding M23 family metallopeptidase encodes MRTRITYRINATLERFLPEQRLFLRSDSATRFIRLRPGTQAIALFGSSLIVGWSIIATAVLLMDSIGAGNVRERADRERALYEQRLNDISVARDARASEARAAQDRFTAAMAQISQMQSELLASEDRRKELETGIGVIQTTLQRTMQERDTALEQGERLADSLEAETGSTRTSEGKLGDATSTVDFLTQALELTAAERDEMELEAARMKEEADAVAFERELLLDKNDRIFSQLEEAVSVSIAPLDKMFRDAGLPPKQLLDTVRRGYSGQGGPLTPISFSTKGMEPDADSLRANKILEGLDEMNLYRIAATKAPFDIPIKDSFRYTSGYGPRWGRMHEGTDFAGAHGTPIYSTGDGVVIHAGRMSGYGNLVKIQHEFGIETRYAHMSKIRVKVGQRVSRGDRIGDMGNTGRSTGTHLHYEVRVNGNPVNPMSYIKAAKNVF; translated from the coding sequence TTGAGAACGCGCATCACCTACCGCATCAACGCGACACTCGAACGCTTTCTTCCAGAACAACGGCTCTTCCTGCGATCCGACAGCGCCACCCGGTTCATCCGGTTGCGTCCGGGCACGCAGGCCATCGCCCTTTTCGGAAGCTCGCTGATCGTTGGCTGGAGCATCATCGCCACCGCTGTCCTGCTGATGGACAGCATCGGCGCCGGCAATGTGCGCGAACGTGCGGATCGGGAACGTGCCCTTTACGAGCAGCGGCTCAACGACATTTCCGTCGCCCGCGATGCCCGCGCGTCTGAGGCGCGCGCTGCGCAGGACCGGTTCACCGCCGCGATGGCGCAGATTTCACAGATGCAGTCGGAGCTTCTGGCTTCCGAGGATCGCCGCAAGGAGCTGGAGACCGGCATCGGCGTGATCCAGACCACCCTGCAACGCACCATGCAGGAGCGTGACACCGCGCTGGAACAGGGCGAACGGCTGGCCGACAGCCTTGAGGCCGAAACCGGCTCCACCCGCACCAGCGAGGGCAAGCTGGGCGACGCCACCAGCACCGTGGATTTCCTGACGCAAGCTCTGGAACTGACCGCCGCCGAGCGCGACGAGATGGAACTGGAAGCCGCCCGCATGAAGGAAGAGGCCGACGCCGTCGCCTTTGAGCGGGAACTGCTGCTCGACAAGAATGATCGCATCTTCTCGCAGCTCGAAGAGGCCGTGTCCGTCTCCATCGCGCCGCTCGACAAGATGTTCCGCGATGCGGGCCTGCCCCCGAAACAGCTGCTCGACACCGTGCGCCGCGGCTATTCCGGCCAAGGTGGCCCGCTGACGCCCATCAGCTTCTCGACCAAGGGGATGGAACCCGACGCAGACAGCCTGCGCGCCAACAAGATCCTCGAAGGTCTGGACGAGATGAACCTCTACCGGATCGCGGCGACCAAAGCCCCGTTCGACATCCCGATCAAGGACAGCTTCCGCTACACTTCGGGCTATGGTCCGCGCTGGGGCCGCATGCATGAGGGCACCGATTTCGCGGGCGCCCACGGCACGCCCATCTATTCCACCGGCGACGGGGTCGTGATCCATGCCGGGCGGATGTCGGGCTACGGCAACCTTGTGAAGATCCAGCACGAGTTCGGAATCGAGACGCGCTACGCCCATATGTCCAAAATTCGTGTGAAGGTCGGGCAAAGGGTATCGCGCGGGGACCGGATCGGTGATATGGGCAACACCGGACGCTCGACGGGCACCCACCTTCACTACGAGGTGCGCGTCAATGGCAATCCCGTCAATCCGATGAGCTACATCAAGGCAGCGAAGAATGTTTTCTAA
- a CDS encoding M48 family metalloprotease produces the protein MIKFLPLLLLILYGLAMYRFSVWRTSKELDRNSTELADATLISLTQKMADALDVPRIRVHIYEIAPVNGLAASDGRIFITRGFYDRYRAGQVTAAEIASVIAHELGHVALGHSRKRMIDFSGQNAIRIALATVLNRILPGIGALAAGALTTLLAARLSREDEYEADAYAAALLHRSGIGTAPQKALLDKLAHLTGSNGRSGPAAWLMSHPETADRIAAIETLEQRWRIG, from the coding sequence CTGATCAAGTTTCTCCCCCTTCTGCTGCTGATCCTTTACGGGCTCGCCATGTATCGGTTTTCGGTCTGGCGCACGTCCAAGGAACTGGACCGCAATTCCACCGAACTGGCGGATGCGACGCTGATCTCATTGACGCAGAAGATGGCCGACGCGCTCGATGTGCCGCGCATCCGGGTGCATATCTACGAGATCGCACCGGTTAACGGCCTCGCCGCGTCGGATGGGCGGATCTTTATCACGCGGGGATTTTATGATCGCTACCGCGCCGGGCAGGTCACGGCGGCGGAGATCGCAAGCGTCATCGCGCATGAGTTGGGGCATGTCGCACTGGGCCATTCCCGCAAGCGGATGATCGATTTTTCCGGGCAGAATGCGATCCGCATAGCCTTGGCCACCGTGCTGAACCGGATTTTGCCGGGGATCGGGGCATTGGCGGCGGGGGCGCTGACCACGCTGCTGGCCGCGCGGCTGAGCCGGGAGGACGAATATGAGGCCGACGCCTATGCCGCCGCCCTGCTCCACCGCTCCGGCATCGGCACGGCGCCGCAAAAGGCGCTGCTCGACAAGCTGGCCCATCTGACGGGCAGCAATGGGCGCAGCGGCCCGGCGGCATGGCTGATGTCCCATCCCGAAACCGCCGACCGGATCGCCGCGATCGAAACGCTGGAACAGCGCTGGCGCATCGGCTGA
- a CDS encoding invasion associated locus B family protein, translating into MQTPRKTLALTVLMLGLAQPLAAQDTTPAAPAAEGTPAAEPQADAPAEGQTSGTVDGADTNGLDMGSPAETGNGVGDTYIKEVSGDWEIRCVRTEAGNDPCQLYQLLKDGNGNSVAEMSIFDLPSGQQAVAGATIITPLETLLTQQIRLSVDGSQGKRYPFTLCTRIGCFARVGFTEEDVNAFRRGAAAQITIVPAGAPDQTVDLAVSLSGFTAGYSAMAASNAEARQAAQ; encoded by the coding sequence ATGCAGACACCCCGCAAGACCCTCGCCCTGACAGTGCTGATGCTGGGCCTGGCACAGCCGCTCGCCGCGCAGGACACCACCCCCGCCGCGCCCGCCGCCGAAGGCACGCCCGCCGCAGAGCCGCAGGCCGACGCCCCCGCCGAGGGGCAGACCAGCGGCACCGTCGATGGCGCCGACACCAACGGGCTCGACATGGGCAGCCCCGCGGAAACCGGCAATGGCGTTGGCGACACCTACATCAAGGAAGTCTCCGGCGACTGGGAAATCCGCTGCGTGCGCACCGAAGCGGGCAACGATCCCTGCCAGCTCTATCAGCTGCTCAAGGACGGCAACGGCAATTCGGTTGCTGAGATGAGCATTTTCGATCTGCCCTCCGGCCAGCAGGCCGTGGCCGGGGCGACCATTATCACACCGCTCGAAACGCTGCTGACCCAGCAGATCCGTCTGTCGGTCGATGGCAGCCAGGGCAAGCGCTACCCGTTCACGCTCTGCACCCGGATCGGCTGCTTTGCGCGCGTGGGCTTTACCGAGGAGGACGTGAACGCGTTCCGCCGTGGGGCTGCCGCGCAGATCACCATCGTGCCCGCTGGCGCGCCGGATCAGACCGTGGACCTCGCCGTGTCACTTTCGGGCTTCACCGCCGGTTACAGCGCGATGGCCGCCTCGAACGCCGAAGCGCGTCAGGCCGCGCAGTAA
- a CDS encoding lysophospholipid acyltransferase family protein, whose product MPSAAPDDDEITGSWSDWATDRTLRLLIGGALKLPYERRVPLFGKISRRVIAPLAGYTRRSRDNLARVWPDMPEAERRAIAERVSENAGRVLIENYSNPEFTRRAAHFDCSGPGLEVIEQTRAAGRPVIVVSGHFGNYEAARACLNARGYGMGGLYRPMSNAYFNSHYVRTMEAVGTPMFPLGKSGMKGMLRHLSRGGATMLLNDLHVKKGRRLRFMGLPAMTAISAAELAVKYDAPLVPAWATRIDGGLDYRVEVDAPIPHGDPEQMTQAFNDALEARITADPEQWFWVHRRWKVGARRG is encoded by the coding sequence ATGCCCTCTGCCGCCCCGGACGATGACGAGATCACAGGTAGCTGGAGCGACTGGGCCACGGATCGCACGCTGCGGTTGCTGATCGGCGGGGCGCTGAAGCTGCCCTATGAGCGCCGGGTGCCGCTGTTTGGCAAGATCTCGCGCCGGGTGATCGCGCCCTTGGCAGGCTATACGCGCCGGTCGCGCGACAACCTTGCCCGTGTCTGGCCGGACATGCCCGAGGCGGAGCGCCGCGCCATCGCGGAGCGGGTGTCGGAGAATGCCGGGCGAGTGCTGATCGAGAATTACTCGAACCCCGAATTCACCCGCCGGGCCGCGCATTTCGACTGTAGCGGACCGGGACTCGAGGTGATCGAGCAGACCCGCGCCGCCGGGAGGCCCGTGATCGTGGTGTCGGGGCATTTCGGCAATTACGAAGCCGCCCGCGCCTGCCTGAACGCGCGGGGCTACGGGATGGGCGGGCTCTACCGTCCGATGTCGAACGCCTATTTCAACAGCCACTATGTCCGCACGATGGAAGCCGTCGGCACGCCGATGTTCCCGCTGGGCAAGAGCGGCATGAAGGGCATGTTGCGGCATCTGTCTCGGGGCGGCGCGACGATGCTGCTCAACGATCTTCACGTCAAGAAAGGCCGCCGCCTGCGCTTTATGGGGTTGCCTGCGATGACCGCGATTTCCGCAGCCGAACTGGCGGTGAAATACGACGCGCCTTTGGTGCCCGCATGGGCCACCCGCATCGATGGCGGGCTGGACTACCGGGTGGAGGTCGACGCGCCCATTCCGCACGGCGATCCCGAGCAGATGACGCAGGCCTTCAACGATGCGCTGGAAGCCCGGATCACCGCCGATCCCGAGCAATGGTTCTGGGTGCATCGCCGCTGGAAGGTCGGAGCGCGGCGGGGCTGA
- the accC gene encoding acetyl-CoA carboxylase biotin carboxylase subunit yields the protein MFDKILIANRGEIALRVIRACREMGIASVAVHSTADADAMHVRMADESVCIGPPSGTESYLSVPAIISACEITGAGAIHPGYGFLSENANFVQIVEDHALTFIGPSAEHIRMMGDKITAKETMRALGVPCVPGSEGGVPDLDTARVVAEEIGYPVIIKATAGGGGRGMKLARTAADLDTAFRTARSESKAAFGNDEVYIEKYLGKPRHIEIQVFGDGKGNAVHLGERDCSLQRRHQKVFEEAPGPAIDAETRARIGATCADAVARIGYSGAGTIEFLYENGEFYFIEMNTRLQVEHPVTEAVFGVDLVREQIRIAQGESLSFSQDDLQVNGHAIEVRINAEKLPNFSPCPGRVQTFHAPGGLGVRMDSALYGGYSIPPYYDSLIGKLIVHGRDRPEALARLRRALGELVVDGIDTTVPLFDALLQEPDIQTGNYDIHWLEHWLEKGFGKG from the coding sequence ATGTTCGACAAGATCCTCATCGCCAACCGGGGTGAAATCGCCCTGCGTGTGATCCGCGCCTGTCGCGAGATGGGCATCGCGTCCGTCGCGGTGCATTCCACCGCCGATGCCGATGCGATGCATGTGCGGATGGCCGACGAAAGCGTCTGTATCGGACCGCCGTCGGGCACCGAAAGCTACCTGTCCGTTCCGGCCATCATTTCCGCCTGCGAGATCACCGGCGCGGGCGCGATCCATCCCGGCTATGGCTTTCTGTCCGAGAACGCGAATTTCGTGCAGATCGTCGAGGATCACGCCCTGACCTTTATCGGGCCGTCGGCGGAGCATATCCGCATGATGGGCGACAAGATCACCGCCAAGGAAACCATGCGGGCGCTGGGCGTGCCCTGCGTGCCCGGATCCGAAGGGGGTGTGCCGGATCTGGACACCGCGCGCGTGGTCGCCGAGGAGATCGGCTATCCGGTCATCATCAAGGCCACCGCCGGTGGCGGCGGTCGCGGCATGAAGCTGGCGCGCACGGCAGCCGATCTCGACACCGCGTTCCGCACCGCCCGGTCCGAGAGCAAGGCCGCGTTCGGCAATGACGAGGTGTATATCGAAAAATACCTCGGCAAGCCGCGGCACATCGAGATTCAGGTCTTTGGTGACGGCAAGGGCAACGCCGTTCATCTGGGCGAGCGCGACTGTTCGTTGCAGCGGCGCCACCAGAAGGTGTTCGAGGAGGCCCCCGGCCCCGCGATCGACGCCGAAACTCGCGCCCGCATTGGCGCCACCTGTGCCGACGCCGTTGCGCGCATCGGCTATTCCGGGGCGGGCACGATCGAGTTCCTGTATGAAAACGGCGAGTTCTATTTCATCGAGATGAACACCCGTTTGCAGGTGGAACATCCGGTGACGGAAGCGGTGTTCGGGGTCGATCTGGTCCGCGAGCAGATCCGCATCGCGCAAGGGGAATCGCTGTCGTTCTCTCAGGACGATTTGCAGGTCAACGGCCACGCCATCGAGGTGCGCATCAACGCCGAGAAGCTGCCGAATTTCTCGCCCTGTCCGGGGCGGGTGCAGACCTTCCACGCGCCGGGCGGTCTGGGCGTTCGGATGGATAGTGCGCTCTATGGCGGCTATTCGATTCCGCCCTATTACGACAGCCTGATCGGCAAGCTCATCGTGCATGGGCGCGACCGTCCCGAGGCCTTGGCCCGGCTGCGGCGCGCGCTGGGGGAGTTGGTGGTCGACGGCATCGACACCACCGTTCCGCTGTTCGACGCGCTGTTGCAGGAGCCTGACATCCAGACCGGGAATTACGACATTCACTGGCTGGAACACTGGCTGGAGAAAGGCTTTGGCAAGGGCTGA